The genomic window AATCCTTGGACatcagaagagagagaaattttccTTGAAAAATTTGCTGTCTTTGGAAAAGATTTTCGGAAGATCGCTTCTTTCCTTCATCACAAGACAACTGCTGACTGTGTTGAGTTCTATTACAAAAATCATAAATCGGATTGTTTTGAAAAACTTAAGAAGCAGCAGAAGTTAGGGAAGTCATTTTTAGCCAAAACTGACTTGGTAGCATCGGGTAAAAAATGGAACCATGAAGCGAATACTGCTTCACTTGACATTTTGAGTGCTGCTTCAGTGATGGCTGATGGCTTTGCATGTAACAAGAAAATGCGTCCTGGGAACTTCCTTATGGGTGGATATGTTAATGTGAAAGCCTCAAGGGTTGATGATAGCATCAGAGAAAGATCAAGCAGCTTTGACATTCTTGGGGATGAGAGGGAGGCTTTTGCTGATGTAATGGCTTCATCCGAGGCCATGAGTTTCTGTGGGACAAGTTCAGTTGAACCTGTAGAAGGTAGCCGAGATAGTAGGTTGATGCCTGATACTGCTGAGAATGTTGATGACGAGACTTGTTCAGATGAGAGCTGTGGTGAAATGGATCCTACTGATTGGACAGATGATGAAAAGGCAGCTTTTATACAAGCTGTATCATCTTTTGGTAGGGATTTTGTGAAGTTAGCGCGATGCATTGGAACAAGGTCACCAGAACAATGCAAAGTTTTTTTCAGCAAGGCTCGAAAATGCCTCGGCTTAGATCTCATGCGCCCTATGCCTGAAAACGTTGGATCACCAGCAAATGATGGTGCAAATGGCGGGGGTAGCGACACAGATGATGCTTGTGCTGTAGAGACAGGTTCAGTGGTTGGCACTGACAAGTCTGGCACTAAGACAGATGAGGACCTGCCTTCATCTGTCATAAACACCTACCATGATGAATCAGATCCTGTGGAAGTTAGGAACCTGGCAGCTGAATTAAATGAGCCTAAAGAGGAGGATGATACAGTAGTCGATCATGAAGATGCAAACTTGGTTAGCGATGGGGTTGTCTTGTACAATTCTGATAAGTCTGGTTCAGTCAATGGGCAGGCTCCTATAGTTATGACAGATAGCACAACAGTTGGAAAAGACAAAGCCATTAAATTCGGGGGTGCAGACTTGGTGTCTATTTCTGCCCTCGACACAACTGAACCATGTGAGAGGAGTTTGGCTGGTCAGGATAATGTAGTTACTGAAGTTTCTTCTGGGGTTCTTGGAAGTGGATTGGAGAGGCAAAGTGTTCCTTCAACCCAATGTCCTGATGATAGAGGGGATAAACTGGTGGCTGTTACAGCTGTTGGAGTTGAACTGAAAAGCTCGGTTCAGGATTCATGTACTACTACAGTAAATGCTTCAGTCTCATCTGTGGGCAATTCTTGTTCAGGATTGAGTTTTGATACTGAAAGTAAGCATATGGCCCTTGGAAAGCCTGTATCTGCATTATATGTCGAGGATCTTCATGCAACTGCAAATTCATTGTCACAAAATACTTCTGTTTCAGCCGCCGTTCAATGCGAGAAAACAGCTACTCAGGATCAACTGTCCTGTACTACTGAGACTCCAGGTGGGAGAAATTTGCAGTGTCATAATCCCATCAGCAATGGTGACCATCAGCTTCCTGTGCCTGGGAATCGTGTGGATCGTGCCAACAGCATCCTCCATGGTTATCCTTTGCAAATGGCCATTAAGAAAGAAGTGAATGGAGATATAAAATGCAGCAGTTCAGCAAACGAGTTGCCCCTTCTATCCCGAAAAGATGAACAAGATGATCATTTCAAAGCAAGGTTAAGCTATTCGTCAGATTCGGAAAAAACATCCAGAAATGGTGATGTGAAATTGTTTGGGAAGATATTAACCAATCCTTCATCCACACAGAAACCTAATTTGACCACCAAGTCATGTGAAGAAAATGGCATCCATCATCCCAAATCTAGCAGGCTTTCGAGTTTGAAATATGCTGATGGAAATTTCAAGATGTTGAAGTTTGAACGAGATGACTGCAGTGAGTATCTTGGCCTTGAAAATGTCCCCTTGCGGAGCTATGGTTACTGGGATGGGAACCGAATACAGACTGGTCTCACATCATTGCCTGATTCTGCCATCCTGCTAGCAAAGTATCCGGCTGCCTTCAGTAATTATCCGTCTTCTTCAGCCAAATTGGAGCAGCAGTCGTTCCATGCATTTGGTAAGAATAATGAAAGGCACCTGAGTGGATCTCCTGCTTTTACAGCTAGGGACATGAATGGCAGTAATGCTGTGATTGATTATCAGATGCTTAGAAGTAGGGATGGTTCTGTGGTTGATGTAAAGCACTGCCAAGACGTGTTCTCTGAGATGCCACGGAGAAATGGGTTCGAAGCAATCTCAAGTTTGCACCAGCAGCAGCAGGGCAGAGGAGTGGTGGGAATGAGTAGTGGTGGTGTTGGAGGAACGGGGATTGTGGTTGGATCATGCAGCGGTGTCACGGATCCTGTGGCAGCCATAAAAATGCATTACCCCAATTCTGACAAGTATGGTGGTCAAACTGGGAATAATATCAGCAGCAGAGAAGATGAATCTTGGGCTGGGGGGAAAGGGGACTTAGGGAGGTAGTAGATGATGTCAGCGGCAACTGTTTCTTTTTGCCGCTTCCTGTATAATAGTTTTTTTCTTCctccttaattttttttttaatttgctcAATCAATACAGTGTAGGGGCGGTTTAATGGTTCTGAAGCCCGTCTTTTTTTTGGTAAAATATTTAGGTGCTTTTTATGTAGCAGCTTTGTATTTGTTGTATTTGATGAAAATACAGAAATAATCCAAGGAAGTTAGGAGGGGCGATTGCCATTTGCCATCCCTGCTCATTCCCATCACTTGCCTCACTGGATGAAGCCTCGTTAGGTTTGGTGGGATGTACTAATTTATTATAGATGATAGATGGTACTTTGTAACTTTCATTAGGCCTCTTTTCTGAGGAAATAGAAATAGAGATCGAAGGTTTTGTTTTGTCTGAGAAATTCGTTGGCCCCCTAAGCTTTTTCAGCGTGAGTTGACATGAGATTTGCGTTTATGATTTTCCACCTGCACATTGCCTTGTAATGTTTCTTGCTTCCATCCCTGCCATGTAAATATTGTCCCCCTTTTTGCTGATTCTGTGGACTGTTGGTGTGTTTGAGTAGAGTTGGGCAATCAGTTCTGCAATCTACagctaattttagaaaatgtTCCAGTGTCGAGAAAATACGATCCAAACATTTGGTGGGAGACCATATGTTGTGGATAAACAACAATTTACTTCAATATGTcaaatctaaaaatatttttaacataaaagtccttttgaatcatcatcaaacaaAAGTCTCTTAGTAACAAGAGCAAATTTATCACAAATAGGCATAATATGACTAACATTATGCTTGGTTGATGGAGCTAGGGAAAATTGTGTAGATTACAGTAGACTTTCCTACTGGTGTTTGCTGAGAATAATATTTGCATACCGTAACTCTAGCTAAAATTCACTTCTCACTAGTGACAAGATCTCCCTTCCACTCAATTTTGAGGTAAATAAATCCCTATCCTCCATGTTGAGGTGTCGTATCTATGCATTTCTTCAGAGCCTAAAGAACATATTTTTACATTCCTGAAAATTGTGCATGGAAAAAACACCCCCTAAGCGGTTGTCTATTGCATAACGTTGGTTCGCTTGACCTAACTCTTTGTCTGGAGGATTGAAGGAAGGGGTGCAATGATTTCAATAACCTGCAAATACATATAACATGcaagttttaaatttgaaaattggtCAGAAATATAAATCTAGCTATATAAGAAAAACTTGCACAGCATGGAAAAATAGGCTTTTTTAATTTTTACAGATAACAATGCATAGAAATTAAACTCACACATGAACTATAATCAGATAGAGAAGAGGTTAGCTCTCTGCTCTCAATCAATCGGTTTAGATCAAACCTAAGAAATTGAACCCCATTTCTCATTTCTAAATGTCAAAGTCATTAGGACGCTTGCTTTTTATTACCATCAAACTCATACCAATTGATATTTGATACTAATACTTTGCTTTACCTCATTAGTTACTGGGTGAGAGATAATCAATTGATGTGCATGCAAATAATACCCACAATCTCCAGGAACTGGTTTGGTAGGCCTCTCATATCCCCTGTGCAGACCAAGTAGCAACATTCAACTCGGATCAATCTATGGTTAGTTAATATAGGGTGTTAAATGAATGGGAATATCCATAACAAATATAGATACAGCAGTTACCCATCAGCAGCAAATCTCTCATCGATGAAGTCACAATCTAAGCATTTAGGTTGCCCACCAACAGAATAAAGAGGATCACCTGCAAATAAAATCAGGGGCAAAGATAAATGGACATGGGAATATGAATATGTGCATGCCTTCAAAAGATATAGCAAATTTAAGTTCATGTGAAATTTGTAGTATAGGTGCAACTCATGTTCATGTTCTAAAGCAACAGGTTTTTATGATAAAGTTCAATTTCAATTAAGTGAAAAATAAGCAGGCAATACAGCTAGGATGATCATAATCATATCCATATTAGAAACATGATAGAATACCAGCTTCACAAACTTAAAATCCCATTAATCAAACCGCTAATAAATATTCACTACATTATCTATTTGACTTTACTTTCGACGCCAAGGATTTAAACTTTGAAGTGTAAAGCTTATTTACAACTTTAATATTCATTAAAGAAGTTTGAAGGCACACGTGAAAAAGTCACCACATATAAACTTCTAAAATAACCATTTTCAATCTTCACTTACTGCTATGTCCTTAAAACAAATCACACTTATGAAGCACGATAAATGACTTGGGTCTTAAAATTACCTAACAGAGGATGCCCTATGAAAGAAAGATGAATGCGTATTTGATGTGGCCGTCCAGACTCTATCTGAACCTGTTAAACAATCTCGTTATAAGACTATAAGTGGAAGTTATAAGACCTTTCCTATCATGATACACCAAATTGTTTCATATCATTGTGTTGCTCCTGGAAATTTTGAAGTCATTTCTCCAGAGGATTTAAATACAGTAACTACTCAGAGTTAGGCAACAACACTCTGAAGAGTGTAAAAGGAACACTGAATGATCTGAATTTTTACATTCTATCTGATTGCCATCCTGTCACCGATGACATTCAGTTTGCATCTCTAACAATAATTGGTGGTAGAAGATAatataattacttaattattttcttgtattctattGCATGTCATGTTTTTACAggaacaaatggtcataaacatcaaattcatctaCCTGGACCAATGTGTTGTTTCCTTGTACGCCTCTCTCAAGAACATTCACTATACTGAGGGCTGGTTTTCCTGGCTCAACAAAAACAATTATGCTTGAGAGGGGATTTCAAAAGTAACAGATGGCGATGATAGGAAATCAAAAAGTCAATGATTACATGACAAATAGAAGAGAACAAAAGAAGCATGGCTTTTCCTTTTGAGATTCACTCATAttgaaacagaaaaggaaaagaacacaTAATGATCAAAGATCAAAACAGACCTGATTCAGAAGCAACATACAACCCTGTAGCGACACCAGGATATTTCACTATTCCAATTGGTTGATTAATAATCACCTGTAAATAACAACAGCTTTTAAGAGTAGAATCCACAAAATATCTAttctttattaatctttcatcttttattctatattttttctCCCAATCCGGAGATGGGAAGCAACCAAAAACCACTTATAAACAAATGTCTATAAGAAAAAAAGTACGTCAGAATATTACCTTATCATTATCAACTATCCCACTCACAAGTGCACGGTATATCTTTGCAATCTTCCCATGCTCCTTGTTTGTATCTCTGCTTATGTAAATAACAAAATACAATTAGTTCAATATGTTAACTAAGCAAGAAATTATAACTTGCAAGTTTAAATGTATGCTTAGACTACTTGTGTGTGTGTCTATTCTACTTAAGATAAACAATCCACTACCTTACAAAACTAAATTTAAAAGGTTTAACAAAAAAAGGGTTTTTCCTTAACCTTTTTCCTCCAATCTGAGAAGTTCCATCAGCAAAATAAGATGCAAGCCGAGCTTTGGCCCGTTTTGTCTTTGCACATAATAATAATCCTATAACACAGTCAATCAATCATAAAAGCATGAGAATGTGCTATGCGAGAGCTATTTATAACATTAGAGGAAAAATAAAGGATCAACTCATTCTTATATAACATCTCTTGGTAGCATGTTGATATCACTACCACTTTAGTAAAGAGCCTTAAGCTTTACAAAGCTGATAATGAAGTTACTTATTTGCAATTTTTCATGGAGTTCCTAAGACTTACATCAGTTCAAGTATAACATT from Arachis ipaensis cultivar K30076 chromosome B09, Araip1.1, whole genome shotgun sequence includes these protein-coding regions:
- the LOC107617278 gene encoding uncharacterized protein LOC107617278 isoform X2, encoding MPPEPLPWDRKDFFKERKHERSESLGSVARWRDSSHHRDFHRWGSAEFRRPPGHGKQGGWHVFSEDSGHGYGISRSSSEKMLDEDCRPSVSRGDGKYGRGSRENRGPFGQRDWRGQSWETTNGSMNLPRRPPDVNNDHRSVDDNLTYSTHPHSDFVNTWDPHHLKDQHDKIGGANGFGTGARSDRENSLASIDWKPLKWTRSGSLSSRGSGFSHSSSSRSAGGADSHEAKAELHPKNATVNESHSGEAAVCVTSSAPCEDTTSRKKPRLNWGEGLAKYEKKKVEVPDGSANKDGPVLSNGSIEPCAFPGSSLVDKSPKVTGFSDCACASPATPSSVACSSSPGVDDKLFGKPANVDNDVSNLTCSPVPGSQDHFQRFSFNLEKLDIESLNSLNSSIIELIQSDDTSYVNSGPMRSTAMNKLLIWKADISKVLETTESEIDSLENELKSLRSASGDRGSYPAVLGSQMVGNNENPFEVPVGVSDEVTRPEPLKILSSDDPDAEKLPLSTNLNSIHENGKEEDIDSPGSATSKLSEPPPLVKAVSSSDTRRYDTFLEDANAGQSNGMKCLIPCTTRKYPSNSACSDVNASSEVPDSIITASGASLWSSTEDSLYKKIISSNRELAKSACGVFAKLLPQGYTKIDKVGASSDLCSQTSIMEKFAEKKQFARFKERVITLKFKALHHLWKEDMRLLSIKKCRPKYHKKHELSVRSTFNGNQKNRFSIRSRFPLPAGNHLSLVPTAEVINFTRKLLSEPQVKIHRDALKMPALVLDEKIPKFISSNGLVEDPLAIEKEKALINPWTSEEREIFLEKFAVFGKDFRKIASFLHHKTTADCVEFYYKNHKSDCFEKLKKQQKLGKSFLAKTDLVASGKKWNHEANTASLDILSAASVMADGFACNKKMRPGNFLMGGYVNVKASRVDDSIRERSSSFDILGDEREAFADVMASSEAMSFCGTSSVEPVEGSRDSRLMPDTAENVDDETCSDESCGEMDPTDWTDDEKAAFIQAVSSFGRDFVKLARCIGTRSPEQCKVFFSKARKCLGLDLMRPMPENVGSPANDGANGGGSDTDDACAVETGSVVGTDKSGTKTDEDLPSSVINTYHDESDPVEVRNLAAELNEPKEEDDTVVDHEDANLVSDGVVLYNSDKSGSVNGQAPIVMTDSTTVGKDKAIKFGGADLVSISALDTTEPCERSLAGQDNVVTEVSSGVLGSGLERQSVPSTQCPDDRGDKLVAVTAVGVELKSSVQDSCTTTVNASVSSVGNSCSGLSFDTESKHMALGKPVSALYVEDLHATANSLSQNTSVSAAVQCEKTATQDQLSCTTETPGGRNLQCHNPISNGDHQLPVPGNRVDRANSILHGYPLQMAIKKEVNGDIKCSSSANELPLLSRKDEQDDHFKARLSYSSDSEKTSRNGDVKLFGKILTNPSSTQKPNLTTKSCEENGIHHPKSSRLSSLKYADGNFKMLKFERDDCSEYLGLENVPLRSYGYWDGNRIQTGLTSLPDSAILLAKYPAAFSNYPSSSAKLEQQSFHAFGKNNERHLSGSPAFTARDMNGSNAVIDYQMLRSRDGSVVDVKHCQDVFSEMPRRNGFEAISSLHQQQQGRGVVGMSSGGVGGTGIVVGSCSGVTDPVAAIKMHYPNSDKYGGQTGNNISSREDESWAGGKGDLGR
- the LOC107617278 gene encoding uncharacterized protein LOC107617278 isoform X1; the protein is MPPEPLPWDRKDFFKERKHERSESLGSVARWRDSSHHRDFHRWGSAEFRRPPGHGKQGGWHVFSEDSGHGYGISRSSSEKMLDEDCRPSVSRGDGKYGRGSRENRGPFGQRDWRGQSWETTNGSMNLPRRPPDVNNDHRSVDDNLTYSTHPHSDFVNTWDPHHLKDQHDKIGGANGFGTGARSDRENSLASIDWKPLKWTRSGSLSSRGSGFSHSSSSRSAGGADSHEAKAELHPKNATVNESHSGEAAVCVTSSAPCEDTTSRKKPRLNWGEGLAKYEKKKVEVPDGSANKDGPVLSNGSIEPCAFPGSSLVDKSPKVTGFSDCACASPATPSSVACSSSPAGVDDKLFGKPANVDNDVSNLTCSPVPGSQDHFQRFSFNLEKLDIESLNSLNSSIIELIQSDDTSYVNSGPMRSTAMNKLLIWKADISKVLETTESEIDSLENELKSLRSASGDRGSYPAVLGSQMVGNNENPFEVPVGVSDEVTRPEPLKILSSDDPDAEKLPLSTNLNSIHENGKEEDIDSPGSATSKLSEPPPLVKAVSSSDTRRYDTFLEDANAGQSNGMKCLIPCTTRKYPSNSACSDVNASSEVPDSIITASGASLWSSTEDSLYKKIISSNRELAKSACGVFAKLLPQGYTKIDKVGASSDLCSQTSIMEKFAEKKQFARFKERVITLKFKALHHLWKEDMRLLSIKKCRPKYHKKHELSVRSTFNGNQKNRFSIRSRFPLPAGNHLSLVPTAEVINFTRKLLSEPQVKIHRDALKMPALVLDEKIPKFISSNGLVEDPLAIEKEKALINPWTSEEREIFLEKFAVFGKDFRKIASFLHHKTTADCVEFYYKNHKSDCFEKLKKQQKLGKSFLAKTDLVASGKKWNHEANTASLDILSAASVMADGFACNKKMRPGNFLMGGYVNVKASRVDDSIRERSSSFDILGDEREAFADVMASSEAMSFCGTSSVEPVEGSRDSRLMPDTAENVDDETCSDESCGEMDPTDWTDDEKAAFIQAVSSFGRDFVKLARCIGTRSPEQCKVFFSKARKCLGLDLMRPMPENVGSPANDGANGGGSDTDDACAVETGSVVGTDKSGTKTDEDLPSSVINTYHDESDPVEVRNLAAELNEPKEEDDTVVDHEDANLVSDGVVLYNSDKSGSVNGQAPIVMTDSTTVGKDKAIKFGGADLVSISALDTTEPCERSLAGQDNVVTEVSSGVLGSGLERQSVPSTQCPDDRGDKLVAVTAVGVELKSSVQDSCTTTVNASVSSVGNSCSGLSFDTESKHMALGKPVSALYVEDLHATANSLSQNTSVSAAVQCEKTATQDQLSCTTETPGGRNLQCHNPISNGDHQLPVPGNRVDRANSILHGYPLQMAIKKEVNGDIKCSSSANELPLLSRKDEQDDHFKARLSYSSDSEKTSRNGDVKLFGKILTNPSSTQKPNLTTKSCEENGIHHPKSSRLSSLKYADGNFKMLKFERDDCSEYLGLENVPLRSYGYWDGNRIQTGLTSLPDSAILLAKYPAAFSNYPSSSAKLEQQSFHAFGKNNERHLSGSPAFTARDMNGSNAVIDYQMLRSRDGSVVDVKHCQDVFSEMPRRNGFEAISSLHQQQQGRGVVGMSSGGVGGTGIVVGSCSGVTDPVAAIKMHYPNSDKYGGQTGNNISSREDESWAGGKGDLGR
- the LOC107617278 gene encoding uncharacterized protein LOC107617278 isoform X3, with the translated sequence MPPEPLPWDRKDFFKERKHERSESLGSVARWRDSSHHRDFHRWGSAEFRRPPGHGKQGGWHVFSEDSGHGYGISRSSSEKMLDEDCRPSVSRGDGKYGRGSRENRGPFGQRDWRGQSWETTNGSMNLPRRPPDVNNDHRSVDDNLTYSTHPHSDFVNTWDPHHLKDQHDKIGGANGFGTGARSDRENSLASIDWKPLKWTRSGSLSSRGSGFSHSSSSRSAGGADSHEAKAELHPKNATVNESHSGEAAVCVTSSAPCEDTTSRKKPRLNWGEGLAKYEKKKVEVPDGSANKDGPVLSNGSIEPCAFPGSSLVDKSPKVTGFSDCACASPATPSSVACSSSPAGVDDKLFGKPANVDNDVSNLTCSPVPGSQDHFQRFSFNLEKLDIESLNSLNSSIIELIQSDDTSYVNSGPMRSTAMNKLLIWKADISKVLETTESEIDSLENELKSLRSASGDRGSYPAVLGSQMVGNNENPFEVPVGVSDEVTRPEPLKILSSDDPDAEKLPLSTNLNSIHENGKEEDIDSPGSATSKLSEPPPLVKAVSSSDTRRYDTFLEDANAGQSNGMKCLIPCTTRKYPSNSACSDVNASSEVPDSIITASGASLWSSTEDSLYKKIISSNRELAKSACGVFAKLLPQGYTKIDKVGASSDLCSQTSIMEKFAEKKQFARFKERVITLKFKALHHLWKEDMRLLSIKKCRPKYHKKHELSVRSTFNGNQKNRFSIRSRFPLPGNHLSLVPTAEVINFTRKLLSEPQVKIHRDALKMPALVLDEKIPKFISSNGLVEDPLAIEKEKALINPWTSEEREIFLEKFAVFGKDFRKIASFLHHKTTADCVEFYYKNHKSDCFEKLKKQQKLGKSFLAKTDLVASGKKWNHEANTASLDILSAASVMADGFACNKKMRPGNFLMGGYVNVKASRVDDSIRERSSSFDILGDEREAFADVMASSEAMSFCGTSSVEPVEGSRDSRLMPDTAENVDDETCSDESCGEMDPTDWTDDEKAAFIQAVSSFGRDFVKLARCIGTRSPEQCKVFFSKARKCLGLDLMRPMPENVGSPANDGANGGGSDTDDACAVETGSVVGTDKSGTKTDEDLPSSVINTYHDESDPVEVRNLAAELNEPKEEDDTVVDHEDANLVSDGVVLYNSDKSGSVNGQAPIVMTDSTTVGKDKAIKFGGADLVSISALDTTEPCERSLAGQDNVVTEVSSGVLGSGLERQSVPSTQCPDDRGDKLVAVTAVGVELKSSVQDSCTTTVNASVSSVGNSCSGLSFDTESKHMALGKPVSALYVEDLHATANSLSQNTSVSAAVQCEKTATQDQLSCTTETPGGRNLQCHNPISNGDHQLPVPGNRVDRANSILHGYPLQMAIKKEVNGDIKCSSSANELPLLSRKDEQDDHFKARLSYSSDSEKTSRNGDVKLFGKILTNPSSTQKPNLTTKSCEENGIHHPKSSRLSSLKYADGNFKMLKFERDDCSEYLGLENVPLRSYGYWDGNRIQTGLTSLPDSAILLAKYPAAFSNYPSSSAKLEQQSFHAFGKNNERHLSGSPAFTARDMNGSNAVIDYQMLRSRDGSVVDVKHCQDVFSEMPRRNGFEAISSLHQQQQGRGVVGMSSGGVGGTGIVVGSCSGVTDPVAAIKMHYPNSDKYGGQTGNNISSREDESWAGGKGDLGR
- the LOC107617279 gene encoding RNA pseudouridine synthase 5, coding for MSANTSPPRQFGCPWPEFNDGLIYHDVVPPPDDGLTLIQFYSSKYKSSAPLQGWLQRIKNKQITVDGSVVTDPDAVLRVGFKLVYHRLPWKEPDAPYILEILYEDDDMIALNKPSGLQVLPGGLFQQRTVLTQLKWEANKQSTVKAHQRLHSVPVHRLGRGTSGLLLCAKTKRAKARLASYFADGTSQIGGKRDTNKEHGKIAKIYRALVSGIVDNDKVIINQPIGIVKYPGVATGLYVASESGKPALSIVNVLERGVQGNNTLVQVQIESGRPHQIRIHLSFIGHPLLGDPLYSVGGQPKCLDCDFIDERFAADGGYERPTKPVPGDCGYYLHAHQLIISHPVTNEVIEIIAPLPSILQTKS